AAGAGTAGACTAATGCTTGAAAtgatagataaatataatacccATTTTGTACAAACAACCAAACCTTATTACGAATTTAATGTAACTAATCTAACtaattccaaaaaaaaaaaaaaaaaaaaaaaaagggaaaatcACCTGATCGGTTCAGGTGAAAATATGCAAAAAaaggatgaaaaaaatataaaggattttcatataaatgatTATGAAATAGATGGGAAAACAATTCATAATAAAGAGAACAAGGATTCctttaaaatgaataaaaataaattaaacgATAACgaagaattattttatatggacaatatattatcttaTAAACCAAATAAAAAGAAGTTGTTTACTTATTCCTTTTCCGAAAATGAAGGAAATtctgaaaaagaagaaaccctttataattttaaaaatatgaaaaatataaatagcgtacaaaataatattaacaagacctttttatataacaaattgAAAAATGTAGATTATTATGAGCATGGTTATAATTGGGATATAGGTCAATGTAAAACAGGGAAATATCAATCTCCTGTTGATTTACCTATGAAAGATTTAAAGGAGagagaattaaaaaatataagtgatgtgtatttaaatttatttgacGATGACAATTATGCATGGAACAATTATAACAAACCATGGATGAAAGgagattttttttattattatgaatattttataaaaaaaattgttattaatagacaaaataatatatttcaaataaaaGCTGCAAGAGATGGAATAATACCATTTGGTGTGTTATTTACTACTGAACAACCTGCTATGTTTTATGCAGATCAAATCCATTTTCATGCTCCTAGCGAACATACATTTCAAGGTTCAGGTAATAGAAGAGAAATTGAAATGCAAATATTTCATAGtacaaattatttttatgatatacaAGATGATAAatccaaatataaaaaaaaatacgggttacatatatataataatttaaaaaaaaattcaaaagaaACTTCAAAAAAAGATTCAAGTAGATATCATTCTTATCTTATGTCCTTTCTAATGAATAGCTTATCAAATGAACAATtacaaaacaaatataataaaaaaaaaagaataaaaaagatgaaaaaccAATATGAAGTAATATCTATTACATTTACTAGTGCAGAAATTAATG
This Plasmodium falciparum 3D7 genome assembly, chromosome: 11 DNA region includes the following protein-coding sequences:
- a CDS encoding carbonic anhydrase; amino-acid sequence: MKLLYLLYPILLFYNVNVFINYKKSRLMLEMIDKYNTHFVQTTKPYYEFNVTNLTNSKKKKKKKKRENHLIGSGENMQKKDEKNIKDFHINDYEIDGKTIHNKENKDSFKMNKNKLNDNEELFYMDNILSYKPNKKKLFTYSFSENEGNSEKEETLYNFKNMKNINSVQNNINKTFLYNKLKNVDYYEHGYNWDIGQCKTGKYQSPVDLPMKDLKERELKNISDVYLNLFDDDNYAWNNYNKPWMKGDFFYYYEYFIKKIVINRQNNIFQIKAARDGIIPFGVLFTTEQPAMFYADQIHFHAPSEHTFQGSGNRREIEMQIFHSTNYFYDIQDDKSKYKKKYGLHIYNNLKKNSKETSKKDSSRYHSYLMSFLMNSLSNEQLQNKYNKKKRIKKMKNQYEVISITFTSAEINASTINAFKKLPSEKFLRTIINVSSAVHVGSDPTLVELKDALNLDALMMMLNIEDMQFLSYQGSSTLPLCDENVSWKVAKQPLPVSTETILNFYYLLKKHTPNYSGSDNDNYRSLQNVEDNTRHYRKFSLVQVFPIQVLISSAISNIEDKKVINIIKDISPKNMSFTYYSKWDIYFILFIFYNIVLFLF